A genomic window from Bacillus mesophilus includes:
- a CDS encoding YecA family protein, translating into MSNQNSAELKKALKKMLHGLQDMKKEQDEKVHKRHWGVIKIPFTLQEGLGTYTKNELDDIRKKLDVKNVSSLKKAELIEVLEGSIRGNLDDICSLWDSERFNLLLDLAGKDGHINAPNLEVTQIQYLRKSGLIYSGTFEGSRILAVPTDLLEPISALKNNVQVKEKINRNTEWIGLTKGLLYYYGTLDLPLLIEMIEKHTNEKLYLHEYLEVMNDAISYRKDIIITESGFSNPNVSDQQMIMQEQEMRKNLPFYPFTKQQLLSAGEPGFVDQNHTYLKLVSFLMKEFEMSKVEAEGLVGECVIETRMGESPNRILQLMASALKVENVELLKVLTDHVIDLMNHTRAWFLKGHSSMDLKPKETNPASSVSVKVGRNEPCPCDSGKKYKKCCGNVVA; encoded by the coding sequence ATGAGCAACCAGAATAGCGCAGAATTAAAAAAGGCTCTGAAAAAGATGTTACATGGTTTACAGGATATGAAAAAAGAACAGGACGAGAAAGTACATAAAAGGCATTGGGGCGTTATAAAGATTCCTTTTACACTGCAGGAAGGTCTTGGTACATATACGAAGAATGAACTAGACGATATTAGAAAAAAGCTAGATGTGAAGAATGTTAGCAGTTTAAAAAAGGCAGAACTTATCGAGGTGCTAGAAGGCAGTATACGTGGAAATCTAGACGATATCTGTTCTTTATGGGATTCAGAACGTTTTAATTTACTACTAGACCTTGCGGGTAAGGATGGACATATAAATGCACCGAACCTAGAAGTAACTCAAATTCAGTATTTACGAAAAAGCGGGTTAATCTATTCAGGTACATTTGAAGGAAGCAGGATCTTGGCTGTTCCTACTGACCTACTGGAACCAATTTCTGCTTTGAAAAACAACGTACAAGTAAAAGAGAAAATAAATAGAAACACAGAGTGGATCGGTCTGACTAAAGGTCTTTTATATTACTATGGAACGCTAGATCTACCACTTCTTATAGAAATGATCGAGAAGCATACAAACGAAAAATTGTATCTTCATGAATACCTGGAAGTAATGAATGATGCTATTTCATATCGAAAAGATATCATCATTACTGAGTCAGGCTTTTCCAATCCTAACGTGTCTGATCAACAAATGATAATGCAAGAACAAGAAATGCGAAAGAACCTACCGTTCTATCCTTTTACTAAGCAACAGCTTCTATCTGCGGGTGAGCCTGGCTTCGTTGATCAAAATCATACCTATCTAAAACTAGTAAGCTTCCTTATGAAAGAATTTGAAATGAGTAAAGTGGAAGCAGAAGGTTTAGTAGGAGAGTGCGTGATTGAAACGAGAATGGGAGAAAGCCCAAATCGTATTCTGCAGTTGATGGCTTCTGCATTAAAGGTTGAAAACGTGGAGCTCCTTAAAGTACTAACGGATCATGTTATTGATCTAATGAATCATACGAGGGCATGGTTCCTAAAGGGACATTCATCTATGGATTTAAAACCAAAAGAGACGAATCCAGCCTCGTCTGTTTCAGTAAAGGTTGGTCGAAACGAGCCTTGTCCATGTGATAGTGGGAAAAAGTATAAAAAATGCTGTGGTAACGTGGTAGCCTAA
- a CDS encoding MarR family winged helix-turn-helix transcriptional regulator → MKLENQLCFSLYASSRAILRLFRPFLDEMDLTYPQYLVMLVLWDKQDSSVKELGELLDLDSGTLTPMLKRMEAADLIKRQRDPKDERIVLVTITEKGLSLQEKSTCIPSALLEASGMSMEEIKALNNAVKHLSDQVHKGL, encoded by the coding sequence ATGAAATTGGAAAATCAACTTTGTTTTTCCTTATATGCTAGCTCTAGAGCGATACTCCGTTTGTTTCGTCCGTTTTTAGACGAGATGGACTTAACGTATCCACAATATTTAGTTATGTTAGTACTATGGGACAAACAAGACAGCTCTGTTAAAGAACTTGGTGAATTACTAGACTTAGATTCTGGTACACTGACACCTATGCTTAAACGGATGGAAGCAGCAGACCTGATCAAACGACAGCGGGATCCAAAAGATGAACGAATTGTGTTGGTAACCATTACTGAAAAAGGGTTATCACTTCAAGAAAAAAGTACGTGTATCCCAAGTGCTCTCCTTGAGGCTTCTGGTATGTCAATGGAAGAGATTAAAGCATTAAACAATGCGGTAAAGCACCTTTCCGATCAAGTTCATAAAGGATTATAA
- a CDS encoding MFS transporter: MLKENIKIFKNKNFLFYWSSAWFTSLGDSIFIIALTWLLIEEKGSPLVVGTYLFIVGISKMVFILIGGMITDRFNAKHLMIISKIIRALLIFILVGISFADDLNIWLVYCIGAIFGMVDAVEEPATITCRTLIVDKEYYTQSMSLLMIAGNVSAVVGPLVGAGLVALGSTQIAILINAGTFIVSVLLLLKVTFDKQEDIKVNNNNILQDAKDGIKYFISTPIIFTMAVFAFFANAAVGATIVSIPFLATDKGFGVEGFGLMNTGIGVGSAIGALLFSLWIIRNPKPYMTLLTCFLQGIVIVCIGFTDHILFLLLLFALLGLHETAVNVIAPSVNHTIIPRKLFGRVISVMILVMSGSVPISQAIAGWSMEWVKPEVVFIYAGLLEVIAAIIVFCLPFVRHYGKVPNNVKVSRTSI; this comes from the coding sequence ATGTTAAAAGAGAATATAAAGATATTTAAAAATAAAAATTTTCTATTCTATTGGTCTAGTGCATGGTTCACATCATTAGGTGATTCTATCTTTATCATAGCACTAACTTGGTTACTCATTGAGGAAAAGGGATCTCCTTTAGTTGTAGGTACATACTTATTTATTGTTGGAATATCAAAAATGGTTTTTATATTAATTGGAGGTATGATTACAGACAGATTTAACGCAAAACATCTAATGATTATTTCTAAAATAATCCGTGCTCTTTTAATCTTTATTTTGGTAGGAATAAGCTTTGCTGATGATCTTAATATATGGCTCGTGTATTGTATTGGAGCAATATTTGGAATGGTAGATGCTGTTGAAGAACCTGCTACAATAACATGTAGAACTTTAATAGTAGATAAAGAATACTATACACAGTCTATGAGTTTACTAATGATAGCTGGAAATGTCTCGGCCGTTGTAGGCCCGTTAGTCGGTGCTGGCTTAGTGGCGTTGGGGAGTACACAGATTGCTATTTTAATAAATGCAGGTACCTTCATAGTATCGGTACTTTTATTATTAAAGGTAACCTTTGATAAGCAAGAGGACATTAAAGTAAATAATAACAATATACTACAGGATGCAAAGGATGGAATTAAATATTTTATAAGCACCCCAATTATTTTTACAATGGCAGTCTTTGCCTTTTTCGCCAATGCAGCTGTTGGAGCTACTATTGTAAGTATTCCATTCCTTGCAACTGATAAAGGATTTGGTGTAGAAGGATTTGGCTTGATGAATACTGGGATCGGGGTTGGAAGTGCAATTGGGGCTCTCCTCTTCTCCCTTTGGATAATTCGGAATCCAAAACCATATATGACACTATTAACTTGTTTTTTACAGGGGATCGTGATCGTTTGCATTGGATTTACAGACCATATTTTGTTTTTACTTTTATTATTTGCATTATTAGGATTGCATGAAACAGCTGTTAATGTGATTGCTCCAAGTGTGAACCATACAATTATTCCACGTAAGCTGTTTGGAAGGGTAATAAGTGTCATGATTTTAGTCATGTCTGGGTCTGTTCCTATTTCTCAGGCGATTGCTGGGTGGTCTATGGAGTGGGTAAAACCAGAGGTGGTATTTATTTATGCTGGATTACTAGAAGTTATTGCAGCAATCATTGTTTTCTGTTTACCGTTTGTAAGACATTATGGTAAGGTACCAAACAATGTGAAAGTATCTAGAACGAGTATATAA
- a CDS encoding GGDEF domain-containing protein → MIDKKLLVRDILNTLWVIIVLYVAATSINFFFTSRRSWLFINEVIIYPSLKLIIIMTIIEFALLRVKKYIEYLVMIALTIMVCVLVTTLYEKTVALFLFVFPVLTSLFFYNLTLLRVSILVAILSFVGVSAFSENVQAHMKHSDFIIMFAIIMGFSFLTTTLLKHGRKLMNDLLRTTKEKRELITKNIYMERLTRIDPATELYNHRSFHEHLDSIFTFDSPETLDVHVSVLDIDNFKNINDTYGHRAGDSVIVKVAEQIKNCLEGEDFGSRYGGEEFAIVSIGISTEEFFKKIEEIRTNIAAVTFNELEGNHVTISSGIQKLMPGMQKEALFKGADTALYTAKRSGKNRTMISNE, encoded by the coding sequence TTGATAGATAAAAAACTGCTTGTTCGAGATATTTTAAATACTTTATGGGTCATTATCGTTCTATATGTAGCGGCTACAAGTATTAACTTCTTTTTTACTTCTAGAAGAAGCTGGTTGTTTATTAATGAAGTCATCATTTATCCATCTCTAAAGCTGATTATCATCATGACTATAATAGAATTTGCTCTATTAAGGGTCAAAAAATACATCGAATATCTGGTCATGATTGCCTTAACAATTATGGTTTGTGTATTAGTGACAACCTTGTATGAAAAAACGGTTGCTCTCTTTCTATTTGTTTTTCCCGTCCTCACTTCCTTGTTTTTTTATAATTTAACGCTTTTAAGAGTGTCTATACTGGTTGCTATACTATCCTTTGTAGGTGTTTCTGCCTTTTCAGAGAATGTTCAAGCTCATATGAAGCACTCTGACTTTATTATTATGTTTGCCATTATCATGGGATTTTCCTTTTTAACTACCACTCTATTGAAGCATGGTCGTAAGCTCATGAATGACCTATTGAGGACGACAAAAGAAAAGCGAGAATTGATTACTAAAAACATTTATATGGAACGGTTAACTCGGATAGATCCTGCAACAGAGTTGTACAATCACCGCTCCTTTCATGAACATTTGGATTCAATATTTACCTTTGATTCCCCCGAAACATTAGATGTACATGTATCGGTACTTGATATTGATAATTTTAAAAATATCAATGATACGTATGGACATCGAGCGGGAGACAGCGTGATTGTAAAAGTGGCTGAGCAAATTAAAAATTGCCTAGAGGGAGAGGATTTTGGTTCCCGTTATGGTGGCGAAGAGTTTGCTATTGTAAGTATCGGGATCAGTACGGAGGAATTTTTTAAGAAAATCGAGGAGATTAGAACAAATATTGCTGCAGTAACCTTTAACGAGCTAGAGGGAAATCATGTAACAATCAGTTCAGGCATTCAAAAACTGATGCCTGGGATGCAGAAGGAAGCCTTGTTCAAAGGGGCTGACACTGCTTTATATACGGCGAAAAGGTCAGGTAAGAATAGAACGATGATCTCAAATGAATAA
- a CDS encoding GNAT family N-acetyltransferase, which translates to MVDLSYKPLIMGKKVTLRPFTEGDFPYIEECLKDPEVIKLTGSTPDFHRESIYKWYQTRNDQTERLDLAIVDPAQDILVGEVVANLYDESSQSMNFRILIGPRGRDRGLGTEATQLFIDYIFQNSNLDHLNLAVYDFNPRAKKVYEKIGFVTVSIDEKDLECEGDWIDFINMKLTRIDWFESKRE; encoded by the coding sequence ATGGTTGACTTAAGCTATAAGCCGCTAATTATGGGGAAGAAAGTGACTCTAAGACCTTTTACAGAAGGGGACTTTCCTTATATAGAGGAATGCTTGAAGGATCCTGAAGTGATTAAACTCACTGGAAGTACTCCAGATTTTCATAGGGAGTCCATTTATAAATGGTACCAAACCAGAAATGACCAAACGGAACGTTTAGATCTTGCGATAGTGGATCCAGCACAAGATATCTTAGTGGGAGAAGTGGTCGCTAATCTTTATGATGAGAGTAGTCAAAGCATGAATTTTAGAATACTGATTGGCCCAAGAGGGAGAGACCGTGGTTTAGGTACAGAAGCGACGCAGCTGTTTATTGATTACATCTTTCAAAACAGTAATCTGGACCACCTGAATTTGGCTGTGTATGATTTTAATCCAAGAGCTAAGAAAGTGTACGAAAAAATTGGGTTTGTAACAGTAAGTATTGATGAAAAGGATTTAGAATGTGAAGGAGATTGGATCGATTTTATTAATATGAAATTAACTAGAATAGATTGGTTTGAAAGTAAAAGGGAGTGA
- a CDS encoding MDR family MFS transporter: MRLRDWDLNLKVRLYGEFFVNVLFWMFFPFMAIYFSEEFGKDKAGLLLILSQVFGVLANLVGGYCADHFGRKRMMVISTFGQGVFFLIFAFANSMWMESALVSFICFTVIGVFGSLYWPASQAMVADVVEEKNRNSVFAIFYTGINIAVVIGPIVGGIFFFQHRFELLLTAALTSFVIGIILQKMVTETAPSLQNQAVKKTEKVTLVGAITQQVADYKIIFQDKIFLLFIIAGVVSAQTFMQLDLLMAVYTKELVPLQTLIGFGDFRLELGGEKAFGLIIAFNGFMVALLTVVITRQVDKYRERDVFITSALLYGVGIFLFGQSTMLWVLLGAMAIFTMAEIMVVGIQQSFVSKLAPEHMRGQYFAAASLRFTIGRTIAPISISLSMWIGYQWTFVMLTVLCVISALIYYYMYQLFEKQKKQVVQRVLA; encoded by the coding sequence ATGAGATTACGAGATTGGGATTTGAACTTAAAGGTTCGTTTGTATGGTGAGTTTTTTGTTAATGTGTTGTTCTGGATGTTTTTCCCGTTTATGGCGATATATTTTTCTGAAGAATTTGGTAAGGACAAGGCAGGTCTACTATTAATTTTATCCCAAGTTTTTGGGGTTTTGGCTAATTTAGTGGGTGGCTATTGTGCAGATCATTTTGGTCGTAAGCGGATGATGGTGATTTCTACATTTGGTCAGGGTGTGTTCTTTCTGATTTTTGCGTTCGCAAATTCAATGTGGATGGAATCAGCCCTGGTCAGCTTCATATGTTTTACGGTCATTGGGGTGTTCGGTTCATTGTATTGGCCTGCCAGTCAAGCCATGGTTGCCGATGTAGTAGAGGAGAAGAATCGGAACTCTGTTTTCGCGATTTTTTATACAGGTATCAACATAGCCGTTGTCATTGGCCCAATTGTTGGCGGCATCTTTTTCTTTCAGCACCGATTTGAATTATTGTTAACGGCAGCACTAACAAGCTTCGTTATAGGTATCATCTTACAAAAGATGGTGACCGAAACTGCACCTTCTCTTCAAAATCAGGCTGTAAAGAAGACGGAAAAAGTAACCTTGGTGGGAGCAATTACCCAACAGGTGGCAGACTACAAAATCATTTTCCAAGATAAAATTTTCCTATTATTTATTATCGCAGGCGTAGTATCTGCTCAAACCTTTATGCAGCTGGATCTTCTTATGGCTGTTTATACAAAAGAATTAGTTCCACTTCAAACATTGATTGGATTTGGGGATTTCCGTCTTGAACTCGGCGGAGAGAAGGCATTCGGGCTAATTATTGCCTTTAACGGATTTATGGTTGCGTTGCTAACGGTCGTGATTACAAGACAGGTCGATAAATATAGAGAAAGAGATGTTTTTATTACATCGGCTCTACTATATGGGGTAGGAATCTTCCTTTTCGGACAATCGACGATGCTTTGGGTTCTGTTAGGAGCAATGGCTATTTTTACAATGGCTGAGATTATGGTCGTTGGGATTCAACAGAGCTTCGTTTCCAAACTCGCACCTGAACATATGAGAGGACAATACTTTGCAGCAGCAAGCTTAAGATTTACGATCGGTCGGACGATTGCACCAATATCGATTTCACTGTCGATGTGGATTGGCTATCAATGGACATTTGTGATGCTTACTGTCCTTTGTGTAATCAGTGCGTTGATTTACTACTATATGTATCAATTGTTTGAGAAACAGAAAAAACAAGTGGTTCAAAGAGTGTTAGCTTAG
- a CDS encoding DoxX family protein, whose translation MIVNFIRTHKISAYILTALRLFLGFAWMTTGWRKLTGGGFDATGYLKGAIANPVAGPDGIVYGWYVAFLENVALPNVAVFNVLVPLGEFLVGLGLILGCFTTAAAFFGVVMNFAFMLAGTVSQNPTDILMGFIIMVAGYNAGRYGLDRWVLPLIKKIIVRNDNKPNNPNKDEVNNKPVAA comes from the coding sequence ATGATTGTAAACTTCATAAGAACTCATAAAATTAGTGCATATATCTTAACCGCTTTACGACTATTTTTAGGCTTTGCTTGGATGACAACTGGCTGGCGGAAATTAACGGGTGGAGGATTTGATGCGACTGGTTATTTAAAAGGAGCGATCGCTAATCCCGTTGCTGGGCCAGATGGAATCGTGTATGGTTGGTACGTCGCTTTCTTAGAAAATGTTGCTCTACCAAACGTAGCAGTGTTTAACGTCTTAGTTCCACTCGGTGAATTCTTAGTAGGTTTAGGTTTAATTTTAGGTTGCTTTACAACAGCCGCTGCATTCTTCGGAGTAGTAATGAACTTCGCCTTCATGCTGGCTGGAACGGTGAGCCAAAACCCAACTGACATCCTGATGGGATTCATCATCATGGTTGCTGGTTATAACGCTGGTCGATATGGTTTAGACCGTTGGGTGCTACCACTGATTAAGAAGATAATCGTAAGAAATGATAACAAACCAAACAACCCTAATAAAGATGAAGTAAACAATAAACCGGTTGCTGCTTAA
- a CDS encoding class I SAM-dependent methyltransferase, with protein MNNSWNKVIYKLGSPLYDQFFNSGIFLHARKRIFQSVRFDRSHKILFVGVGTGADLELINYSSLDITAIDYSPDMLSKAKNKFRGSDISFIEMDAQNMSFKDEEFDYVVASLILSVVPDANQCFQEIKRVLKPGGKVIIFDKFAPKNDKLSLSKRMLRPIISALGTDIGRNFEELIQKNNNRIQIEEDTPIMMNGMYRKIIVAKTM; from the coding sequence TTGAATAATTCGTGGAATAAAGTTATATATAAACTTGGCTCACCTCTATATGATCAGTTCTTTAATTCAGGGATCTTCCTTCATGCCCGAAAACGAATCTTTCAATCTGTAAGGTTTGATCGTAGCCATAAAATCTTGTTTGTAGGGGTAGGTACGGGAGCTGATTTAGAGCTTATTAATTATTCTAGCTTAGATATAACGGCAATTGATTATTCTCCAGATATGCTTTCCAAAGCAAAAAACAAGTTTAGGGGATCTGATATTAGTTTTATAGAAATGGATGCTCAAAATATGTCTTTTAAAGATGAGGAATTTGATTATGTAGTGGCTAGTTTGATCTTATCAGTTGTGCCAGATGCGAACCAGTGTTTTCAAGAGATTAAGAGAGTGTTAAAACCCGGGGGGAAAGTGATTATATTTGATAAATTCGCTCCTAAGAATGATAAGCTTTCATTATCAAAGAGGATGCTGAGGCCGATTATTAGCGCATTAGGAACGGATATTGGACGCAACTTTGAAGAACTTATTCAAAAGAACAATAATCGAATACAAATAGAAGAAGATACACCCATTATGATGAATGGAATGTATCGGAAAATAATTGTGGCTAAAACGATGTAA
- a CDS encoding alpha/beta fold hydrolase → MFVRNWERKILHTSRGEFEIFEKGKGTPICVTHHYSIFNHTGDYFAESFTETNRVYLINLRESGYSVKAKEHYQLSMLESIFDLEAIREELGFDQWGFAGHSTGGMLGIIYGIYYSERLSFNVMVGAAAREYMTFSKDCIYNPEHPRFHRMQELNEALKRSDLQSGERIALKIERTKLSLFESEKYDELFSKDISKEISAIRMNFFNRELQIYDVTKKLTFITTPTLIICGRYDVQCPLIYSVELNKGIPNSKLVVFERSNHYPFIEEAEPFIKEYKLFITENVPSDT, encoded by the coding sequence ATGTTTGTGAGAAATTGGGAAAGAAAAATACTTCATACATCACGTGGGGAATTCGAAATATTTGAAAAGGGGAAAGGGACACCAATTTGTGTCACCCATCATTACTCGATCTTTAACCACACAGGGGATTATTTTGCGGAATCATTTACAGAAACAAACCGAGTCTATTTAATTAATCTAAGAGAATCAGGGTATTCAGTGAAAGCAAAAGAGCATTATCAGTTAAGTATGTTGGAATCTATATTCGATTTAGAAGCTATTCGTGAAGAACTAGGGTTTGACCAATGGGGATTTGCAGGCCATTCCACTGGAGGGATGCTAGGGATCATTTATGGAATCTATTATTCAGAACGTTTATCGTTTAATGTAATGGTTGGGGCAGCTGCAAGAGAGTACATGACATTCTCTAAAGATTGTATCTATAACCCTGAGCATCCTAGATTTCATAGAATGCAAGAGCTAAATGAAGCCTTAAAACGTTCAGATCTACAATCAGGAGAGAGAATTGCGCTAAAAATCGAAAGAACAAAATTATCTTTATTTGAGTCTGAAAAATATGATGAGCTCTTTTCAAAGGATATAAGTAAAGAAATCTCTGCAATTCGCATGAACTTTTTTAACAGGGAATTGCAAATATATGATGTGACGAAGAAGTTGACGTTTATAACAACCCCCACCTTAATCATTTGTGGCAGATATGATGTACAATGTCCATTAATCTATTCTGTTGAATTAAATAAGGGAATACCTAACTCTAAATTAGTGGTTTTTGAGAGAAGTAACCATTACCCGTTTATAGAAGAAGCTGAGCCATTTATAAAAGAATACAAACTATTTATTACGGAAAACGTTCCTTCTGATACTTAG
- a CDS encoding DoxX family membrane protein, which yields MVVNFIRNNKMSAYLLTILRMYLGYTWMVAGWGKITGEGFDATGYLKGAIANPVAGPDGVVYGWYVTFLETVALPNVSLFNFLVAWGELLVGLGLILGCFTTAAAFFGVLMNFAFMLAGTVSHNPTDILMGIIIMVAGYNAGRYGLDRWVIPMIKKITTREKKKEQNKKPVSI from the coding sequence ATGGTGGTAAATTTCATCAGAAACAATAAAATGAGTGCTTATCTGTTAACAATTTTAAGAATGTATTTAGGCTATACGTGGATGGTAGCAGGCTGGGGGAAGATTACAGGAGAAGGATTTGACGCAACGGGCTATTTAAAAGGTGCTATCGCAAACCCAGTTGCTGGCCCAGATGGTGTGGTGTATGGATGGTATGTCACCTTCTTAGAAACTGTAGCTCTTCCTAACGTATCTTTATTTAACTTCTTAGTAGCGTGGGGTGAATTATTAGTAGGATTAGGTCTAATCCTTGGCTGCTTTACAACCGCAGCCGCATTCTTCGGGGTACTCATGAACTTCGCCTTCATGCTTGCAGGAACCGTAAGCCATAACCCAACTGACATCCTGATGGGAATCATCATCATGGTTGCTGGATACAATGCTGGCCGATACGGCCTGGACCGTTGGGTGATCCCAATGATTAAAAAGATTACGACAAGAGAAAAAAAGAAAGAACAAAATAAAAAACCAGTTTCAATATAG
- a CDS encoding aspartyl-phosphate phosphatase Spo0E family protein has translation MDTNLINPLKPNELRRKIEILRNELISVGLEKGLSSKEAITISQELDNYIVRCQRCCPKDYA, from the coding sequence ATGGACACTAACCTTATAAATCCACTAAAACCAAATGAGCTTCGTAGAAAAATAGAAATCCTTAGAAATGAATTAATCAGCGTAGGGTTAGAAAAAGGGTTGTCAAGCAAAGAGGCAATCACAATAAGCCAAGAATTAGATAACTATATAGTTAGATGTCAGAGATGTTGTCCAAAGGATTATGCATGA
- a CDS encoding putative holin-like toxin, translating to MTTYEAITVIFQSNLVLLGVITIVVMLFVANKKK from the coding sequence ATGACGACTTATGAAGCAATAACTGTGATATTTCAATCTAATTTAGTTTTATTAGGGGTGATCACAATTGTTGTAATGCTATTTGTCGCAAATAAAAAGAAGTAG
- a CDS encoding NAD(P)-dependent oxidoreductase — MNILILGATGRVGSQIVTYALHDQHQVTVLVRTPEKIQINSGNLTIIQGNALNKNDIVRAMHGIDVVISALNTDGTTTLSESMPLVIKAMENEGIQRIITIGTAGILQSRTTPTILRYQSSESKRKSTRAAEEHHKVYDMLKQSTLDWTIVCPTYLPDGERIGEYRVERDFLPVGGDKIYVSDTAEFSYRQIESNYYIKSRVGIAY, encoded by the coding sequence TTGAATATTTTAATTTTAGGTGCAACTGGACGAGTTGGAAGTCAAATAGTAACTTATGCCCTTCATGATCAACATCAAGTCACTGTATTAGTTCGCACTCCAGAGAAGATTCAAATAAATAGTGGAAATTTAACCATTATTCAAGGTAATGCTTTAAATAAAAATGATATAGTACGTGCAATGCACGGAATTGATGTGGTTATTAGTGCTCTAAATACCGATGGTACAACCACTCTATCAGAAAGTATGCCATTAGTGATCAAAGCAATGGAAAACGAAGGTATACAACGAATTATTACAATAGGGACTGCGGGGATTTTACAGAGTAGAACTACGCCAACCATACTCCGTTATCAGTCAAGCGAATCAAAACGTAAATCAACCCGCGCAGCAGAAGAACATCATAAAGTTTACGATATGCTAAAACAATCAACACTTGATTGGACTATTGTATGTCCTACGTATTTACCGGATGGAGAAAGAATAGGTGAATATCGTGTGGAACGTGATTTTTTACCGGTGGGAGGAGATAAAATATACGTATCGGATACGGCAGAATTTTCATATAGACAGATTGAAAGTAACTATTATATAAAATCACGTGTAGGGATCGCCTACTAG